A region of the Stieleria neptunia genome:
GGGCGTACGGTCGTGCGGCGATCTACGACACCGAATCGGGAGCCTTGATTCGAGAATTCGTCGGGCACCAAGACACGTTGTACGCCGCCGTGTTTTCGCCCGATGGTGCGCTGGTGGCGACCGCGGGCTATGACCGAACGATCGTGTTGTGGGATGCCGAATCGGGCGACGTGGTTCGTCGCTTGACCGGACACAACGGCGCGATCTTTGACTTGGCGTTCTCGCCCGATGGAACGGTGCTGGTCAGCGCGTGTGCCGACGAGACGGTCAAGGTCTGGAACGTCGAGCAAGGTATCCGGCTGGACACGCTCAGCCAACCCGAAGGCGAGGTGTTTGCCGTCGCGATCACGCATGATGGAAGACACATTGTGGCGGTCAGTGCCGACAACCGACTTCGCGCCTGGCGATTGCGATCAATCCGCACGCCGCGAATCAACCCGTTGGTGGCCACGCGGTTCATGGACGAGACGCCGATCGTCAATTTCGCCATCGCCCCAGACGACCAATCGCTCGTCGCGATCTCGGAATCCGGCAGCGTCAAACGGGTCCGCCGGGTCGATTGGCAACCGCTGGCGTCGCTGGAGTCTCTGCCGGAATCGGGCACGGATCTGTTCATCACGCCGGACAGTCGACACGTGATGATTTCGATGATGAACGGACAAGTCGTCTCCCGCCCCTTGCCGCCGATCGAATCGTCGAGCACGAGTCGCCCCGAAAACGAACTGCGGCCGGTCTGGATGGATTTGGGGGAACCGATTTCGCTGGACGAATCAACCTTGCGTCAAGCGATGACGCAACCCGGCGGCTCACCGGATTCCGCCGCCGCCATCCTGGACGTCGATCGTCACGTGTCGATCAAGGGGCAGATCGGCCGGGCCGGTGAAGTGGACCTGTTTCGTTGGCAGGCACGCAAGGGTGAAGTCTGGGCGATCGATGCCGACGCTGCAACGGACAGCCGACTCGACCCGATCGTGACGGTGCTCAGCGCCGCTGGCGAGCCCGTTCTGAGAGTCCGTCTGCAAGCCGTTCGTGATTCGTACTTCACCTTTCGCGGGAAAGACAGCAATCAGATCGGCGACTTTCGCGTGTTCAACTGGGAAGAAATGCAGCTGAACGACTACCTGTACGCGGCCGGCGAAGTGACGCGTTTGCAGATGCATCCGCGCGGTCCCGATTCGGGATTCAATGTGTATCCCGGTCAAGGGAATCGTTGGACGTATTTCGGTACCAGCGGGACGACCCATGCGCTCGGCGAACCGGCCTACATCGTTCGACCATTGCCGCCCGGCGGCGAACCGTTGGCCAACGGATTGCCCGTGTTTGATGTGTTCTATGAAAACGACGACGATCCGCGGCGGCTGGCGGGCAAGAACAGTCGGTTGTTGTTCACCGCACCGGCCGATGGACTGTACACCGTTCGCATCGGTGACACACGCGGCGAAGGCGGTCCGGCGTACGGGTATCGGTTGGCCATCCGCCCGGCACGACCGGGGTTCCGGCCGACGACCAAACCGATCAGCAAACCGCTGCATCCGGCCACCGGACGCGAATTTCAAGTCCAGATCGATCGGCTGGACGGATTCGACGGCGCCGTGACACTCGAGATCAACGGGCTGCCGGATCGGTTGGTCAGCAATTTCCCCCTCACGATCGAAGCCGGTCAACGATCCGCAACCGCTGTGATTTGGGCGGATCCCAACGAGAAGGGCTGGGAGGGCGAGATCGAACCGACGCTGACCGCATCGGCGCTGATCAACGGGACGCGCGTCGAGCGGCGGGCGGGATCGCCGGGGAAATTAAAATTCGATCCCAGTCCGGCACAGGTCATCCCGATCCTGAAACCGGTCGATGCCGAGATCGCCGCCCACGAAAACTGGACGCTGCGAGTGCGGCGGGGCGAAACGGTTTCGGCACGCGTGTCGGTTCAGCGTCGCGAAGGGTTTCAGAACGAAGTTTCGTTCGGCAAAGAGCAATCCGGTCGCAACGCCAGCCAAGGCGTCTACGTCGACAACATCGGACTGAACGGATTGTTGATCCTTGCCGGCGCGTCGCAGCGAGAGTTTTTCGTGACCGCCGATCCGACCGCCGTCCCCGGCAAGCGGTCGTTCTTTCTGACCGCCGGCGTCGACGGCGGCCTGGCCTCGCACCCGATCACCGTGGAAGTGCTGCCGTAGTGGACGCCGTAGTTCGGTAGGGCATGCTGAGCATGCCAACGTCACGACCGTCCGCCGTCACGCACAGCGTGACCTACGTGCGTCCGCTGTCACGCACAGCGTGACCTACGACCTATCCCACGACCGTCCTACGCCAGCACCTCGTCCACGACGCGTCCGTGGACATCGGTCAGACGGAAATCGCGTCCGGCATAGCGGTAGGTCAATCGTTTGTGGTCCAGCCCCATCAATCGCAACAGAGTCGCGTGGAGGTCGTGGACATGGACGCGATTTTCGACCGCCTGGAATCCGATCTCGTCGGTCGCGCCGACGGTTTGGCCGCCTTTGACGCCGCCACCGGCCATCCACACGGTAAAGCCGTAGTGGTTGTGATCGCGGCCGTTCATTTTGCCTTGGTTGGTGCCCTTGCGAGGCATCTCGACGACGGGGGTGCGGCCGAATTCACCTCCCCAGATCACGATCGTTTCGTCGAGCAGCCCGGTGCGTTTGAGGTCCGCCAACAGGGCGGCGATCGGCTGGTCGACCTGCTGGGCCAGTTTGCGGTGCTGCTTTTCCAAGTCGTCGTGATTGTCCCAGGGTTGTCCCGCGCCGGTGTAGAGCTGCACGTAGCGAACGCCGCGTTCGACCAACCGTCGCGCGATCAGGGTCTGGCGGGCAAAGTCGCCGTCGCCGTATTCGTCCCGGACCGATTGTGGTTCGCGCGTGATGTCGAACGCGTCGGCCGCTTCGCTTTGCATCCGATAGGCCAATTCGAACGACTCGATCCGCGACTGCAAGCGTTCGTCATGGCGTCGGGCCGCGGCATGTTGCCGGTTCAGGTTGGCCAACAGATCCAATTGTTGACGTTGATCCGTCGACGCCACCAATTCGCTGCGAATGTTCTCCAGCAACCGATCGACTTGACGGTGGCTGGTGTCGACATAGGTCGCCTGGTACTTGCCTGGCAGAAACGCGTTTTGCCAGTTCTGTGATTCCTTGATCGGATAGCCGCCCGGGCACATGGTCACAAACGACGGCAGGTTGCTGTTTTCGCTGCCCAGCCCATAGGTCAGCCAAGATCCGACGCTGGGGCGAACCAAACGCGATTCACCCGTGTTCATCAGCATCAGTGACGGTTCGTGATTGGGGACATCGGCGTGCATCGAATGGATCAAGCAGATGTCGTCGATGTGCTCGGCCGTCTTGGCGAACAACTCGCTGACGTGGATTCCCGACTGTCCATACGGTTTGAACTGGAACGGTGTGCCCAGAACATTGCCGGTGGGGCGTTCCGTTTTCAGTGTCCCGGTCGGCGCGGTCTTGCCGGCGAACTGGTTCAGTTGGGGTTTGTAGTCGAACGTATCGACTTGGCTGGGGCCACCATTCATGAACAAATGAATGACGTGTTTGGCTTTGGCCGGAAAATGCAATCCGCTCGCCGAAGCATCTCGGGCGAGCAGATCCGAGAGCGCCAAAGATCCCAGGCCGGTGCCGCAGCTTGCCAGCAGTTGTCGTCGTGTCAGCATCGTGTCGGTGTCGCGGGGCGGGGCGGGTTGGGGTGGGGCGAGGCAGGGCGGGGTCAAAACAACCAAAAGCGTTTCTTCGAGACGTCTTTGCGATTCACGTTCAAGACTTCGTTGTAACCAGCCTTGTCAAAACGTTCCAGCAAGCGTTCGGTACCGTATTTTAGTTTGAAATCCATTTCGTTCTGCAGCAACGGGATCGCGGCGAGAAAGTAGATGGATTTTTCGTCCGAGATCTTCAGCCGAATGAACTCTTCGCCGGTCGTCGATGGGAACGTCAGCAACCAACCGATAAAATCGGTGCTGGGGTCAAGCGAATCGGCGGGGTCACCGTTGGGGATCGTGTGACCATCAAACAGCCAGGTTTCATATTCGTGCGGAAATCGGGCCAAGAACTTCAGCCACTGGATCGGCCAATAGTTGGCCGTGTCCTGCAACGATTGTTCGTCCAGTTTCCATTCCGGCGGCAAGCAGAGCATCAACTCGGCGTACGCCAATTCTTCGGCACCCTCCGGTGGCGACATCGGTCGATCGCTCATTCCGGTGGTGATCAGGGTGTGGAAGGGACGCTCCGCGGAGGGTTTGACCCAGTGCACGTCGATGTGCACCAGATCCGAAACAAGCTCATGCCAGACGCTGTCGACCTCGCCGAGGTGTTTGGCGATATGGGCTTCGACACGTTCGATGTTCTCGCTGTCGCCGATCGCCAATTCAAACTCGCGCGATCTGGCTTCATGGCGATAAACCGTGCTGCCGCCGTCGGTCACCTCGTCGGGGATTTCCAGCGGGGGAAAAGGGACCTCGATCGTTTCGCCACAACCGCTGCATCGGGTTTTCTTGCCCGAATGGGTTTCATCGGTTTTATAGCGTTTGGCGCATTTCGGGCACCGGAATTCTACGTCCACCTGGGTTCACCGTTCAGGGTTGCGTCGCACAGATTCAATCAACGCAACAGTCTAACAGTTGTTCCGTGGCGACATTCCCGATGCATCTTTGCGGCGCCTATTTTTCTGCCAATTCCTTTGCCGTTTTGCCTCGTCCCGCCGCGGCGATGACTTCGGGGTGATCCAGAACCAGATAGTGACCGTGGTCGGCGGTGACGATGACCGCGGTGTGGTCCCAGGCGTTGTTCTCGTCGACCCAGTCCATCACTTTGACAAACGCCGCTTCGCCGCTGAATACCGCGCCGATGCTGTTGTCCAGGTTATTGGCATGATTGGCCCAATCCACATCGCCGACTTCGATCATCAACCAAAACCCGTCGATCGACTGTTCCAAAACCAGCAGCGCCGCTTCGGTCATCTCGGCGAGCGTCGGGTTCTCGTCGATGTCGGCGGCGGAATAGATCTCCGCGTCCCAGACGTCCGCCGCCGGGTTGTAGCCGCCGTCGGCGGTCGCGTATGGCAGGTGACCGCCTTTGGTCCCAAACAATCCGAGCAGTCGCTCTTGGTTGTCGGCGGCGGCTTGCGCGGCACGACGCAGCGATTGGCGGCCCGATTTGCCCGCCGCGCGTTGGACGACTCGGTACCGGCCACCGTTTCGCAGATCGACAGCGCGCAAGTCGTCTTCATGCAAGTACCGGTTGCCCGTGGCAAAGTTGCTGCCTTGCAGCTCGTCTTCGTCTTTGTGCTCGCCCCAGCCCGCGCCCAACAGCACATCGATGCCGGGTAGCGGATCGTTGCGATGGGCGGCCGATGGCAAACCGATCAGGTCGCGGGCAAGGTCTTGGTAGTCTTTGCGTGAAACGTTGTTCGCGTAGGCCGCTGCCGGCGTCGCGTGGCTGACGGGAACATTGGTCACCACGCCGACCATGAAGTCCTGGTCGCGTTGCAATTCACGCGCCAGGGGGACGGCTTGCGTCCCATCGAGCGCGACGTTGATCGAACCGTTGTACGTCTTGATGCCGCTGCACAGGCCGGTCCCCGATGCGGCGGAGTCGGTCACGGTATGCGGACGCGACAGATCTGCGCCGATCAAGTATCCGCTACCGTTCCGCTCATTCCATGGCGTTCGGCCGCCTAATCGAACGTCGTACCCGAACGACGACTGCTCGCTGACGCTGAGCACCCGTTGCGCGTCGACGTCGGTCTTCGCGCTTCCGGCGGCCGCGCTGGTCGATAGCAATCCGAAGTCCGTTTGCGTGCGTCGGTCGTCTTGAAATGCCAGTCCGGTGCCGCGACCGGATTCAAAAGCGATGCGTCCGGTTTTGTAGATGGCCGCGGCCCGCGCGGTTTGCCAGTCCATCCCGTCCAACACCAACAAGATGATATTGCTGTAACCGGCGTCGACGGCCGCTCGCTGCAATTGACACACGTCGGTCTGGTCAAAGTACATCGCGGTGGGATTGATCGAACTGGTCTCCGAAGACCGCTCCAGCGTTTTCAACCGCTCGGCGTCGGCGTACAAACTGCCCCGATCACGCCAGTCCGAAAGCGTCAGACCGAAGGTGTAAACCGGTACCAAGCGGTTGCTGTGCTCGTTCCAACTGCTGTACTTGGTCGCGTCCAATCCCCAATGGCCGTAGACGGGGGACTGTGTGTCAACCGATTGCTGCTGCAGCCAACGCATCGGATCGCCCTTGTCATGCGTTTGGCCCTCTGACTTCGCCGCCTCGGACTTCGCCGGGGCCACAGGCACCGGCTTCGCGGCTGATGCAGGACACGCCAGCGAGACGAGTGCCGCCAACGAGGCCATCACCAGTCCCGGGGCAGGAAAGAAACGCCGATCAGCGTCTACTTGGCGAGGATTCATATTTGTGAAGATTGGATGAATGTTCGAGGTCGGGGACGATCTTGCCCGCAAGCACCACCAAGTGCAGGGGGCCGATGGATTGATTCAGCCGATGGGCGCGAGCCCACCAGCCACAGCGAGTCACCGGGCACGGTGTGTCCTTTCCGCTAGGATTCACCCCTTGCGCTAGCGTGCAGCGGCACCTTCGCGGCACCTTTCAGGTGTGATCGGAAGGGATCGACAGACCGCCGTGACGCGTTGTCATTGGAGGGCGGTCAGAATAGTCGTTGCCGAGCCGTTCTCCGAGTGGGGCTCACGCCAATTCTCGAATGCTGACCGACCCCTCCGACGCGACCACGATATGGTCCAACACCGTGATCCCCAACAGCTGTCCGACTTCGGTCATCCGATCGGTGACTTGATGATCCTCGCGGCTCGGTGTCGCATCCCCTGAGGGATGGTTGTGCACCAGGATGACGGCCGATGCGGAATCGCGGATGGCCGGCCGAAAGACTTCGCGAGGATGCACCAGACTCGCGTCCAACGTGCCGCGGGTGATCAGATGGGTGTTGATCGGCAGGTGTTTGGTGCTCAACGTGACGATATGGAATTCCTCTTGGACCCCGCTGATCGCCAGCCCGCTGAAGGCGTCGTCACAAAACTCCACCGCCGCGCTGGTGCTGGTGATCGGGCCGTGGGCCCGGCGGTGCAGCTGTTCGTGCCGCGCGACGCGACGTCCCAGTTCGATGCCGGCCATGATCGCCGCGTAGCTGGTCACCGTGATCGCCGGGCTGATGTTTCGCAATTCGTCTTTGCCGCTGCGTCGCAGATCGGACAGCTTGTCGGAAAACGTCTTGGACAACCGCTTCCCGGCTTCGATCGCCGATTCGCCTTTCACGCCCACCCGGATCAAGATCGCTAACAGGTCGGCATCGCTGAGCGTCTCGGCGCCGGACGACAGCAATCGCTCCCGCGGTCGCTCCTGTTCCGGCTGCGCCGTGACCTGGTTGCCGCTGACTTGTCGTTCGATCCAATGCGACGGATCGACGCGGAT
Encoded here:
- a CDS encoding c-type cytochrome domain-containing protein, with protein sequence MVLRLLFVGFVAWIVSFPARGTAADRVEFVRDVYPILETYCVGCHTADDPQGGLVLEHYAGLAKGGETGVAVTPGVPASSRLLMMVRGEVEPVMPPDDAAGPDERELEILARWIEQGAAGPQGEMPVKRELRTPSIKPSPGVVAPITAIARSADGRVTARASYGRIEIEHASRDSETNEKTEISDEDLGKINSLTFSSDATHVLAASGLTGAYGRAAIYDTESGALIREFVGHQDTLYAAVFSPDGALVATAGYDRTIVLWDAESGDVVRRLTGHNGAIFDLAFSPDGTVLVSACADETVKVWNVEQGIRLDTLSQPEGEVFAVAITHDGRHIVAVSADNRLRAWRLRSIRTPRINPLVATRFMDETPIVNFAIAPDDQSLVAISESGSVKRVRRVDWQPLASLESLPESGTDLFITPDSRHVMISMMNGQVVSRPLPPIESSSTSRPENELRPVWMDLGEPISLDESTLRQAMTQPGGSPDSAAAILDVDRHVSIKGQIGRAGEVDLFRWQARKGEVWAIDADAATDSRLDPIVTVLSAAGEPVLRVRLQAVRDSYFTFRGKDSNQIGDFRVFNWEEMQLNDYLYAAGEVTRLQMHPRGPDSGFNVYPGQGNRWTYFGTSGTTHALGEPAYIVRPLPPGGEPLANGLPVFDVFYENDDDPRRLAGKNSRLLFTAPADGLYTVRIGDTRGEGGPAYGYRLAIRPARPGFRPTTKPISKPLHPATGREFQVQIDRLDGFDGAVTLEINGLPDRLVSNFPLTIEAGQRSATAVIWADPNEKGWEGEIEPTLTASALINGTRVERRAGSPGKLKFDPSPAQVIPILKPVDAEIAAHENWTLRVRRGETVSARVSVQRREGFQNEVSFGKEQSGRNASQGVYVDNIGLNGLLILAGASQREFFVTADPTAVPGKRSFFLTAGVDGGLASHPITVEVLP
- a CDS encoding DUF1501 domain-containing protein; the protein is MLTRRQLLASCGTGLGSLALSDLLARDASASGLHFPAKAKHVIHLFMNGGPSQVDTFDYKPQLNQFAGKTAPTGTLKTERPTGNVLGTPFQFKPYGQSGIHVSELFAKTAEHIDDICLIHSMHADVPNHEPSLMLMNTGESRLVRPSVGSWLTYGLGSENSNLPSFVTMCPGGYPIKESQNWQNAFLPGKYQATYVDTSHRQVDRLLENIRSELVASTDQRQQLDLLANLNRQHAAARRHDERLQSRIESFELAYRMQSEAADAFDITREPQSVRDEYGDGDFARQTLIARRLVERGVRYVQLYTGAGQPWDNHDDLEKQHRKLAQQVDQPIAALLADLKRTGLLDETIVIWGGEFGRTPVVEMPRKGTNQGKMNGRDHNHYGFTVWMAGGGVKGGQTVGATDEIGFQAVENRVHVHDLHATLLRLMGLDHKRLTYRYAGRDFRLTDVHGRVVDEVLA
- a CDS encoding suppressor of fused domain protein, which gives rise to MDVEFRCPKCAKRYKTDETHSGKKTRCSGCGETIEVPFPPLEIPDEVTDGGSTVYRHEARSREFELAIGDSENIERVEAHIAKHLGEVDSVWHELVSDLVHIDVHWVKPSAERPFHTLITTGMSDRPMSPPEGAEELAYAELMLCLPPEWKLDEQSLQDTANYWPIQWLKFLARFPHEYETWLFDGHTIPNGDPADSLDPSTDFIGWLLTFPSTTGEEFIRLKISDEKSIYFLAAIPLLQNEMDFKLKYGTERLLERFDKAGYNEVLNVNRKDVSKKRFWLF
- a CDS encoding alkaline phosphatase, which codes for MNPRQVDADRRFFPAPGLVMASLAALVSLACPASAAKPVPVAPAKSEAAKSEGQTHDKGDPMRWLQQQSVDTQSPVYGHWGLDATKYSSWNEHSNRLVPVYTFGLTLSDWRDRGSLYADAERLKTLERSSETSSINPTAMYFDQTDVCQLQRAAVDAGYSNIILLVLDGMDWQTARAAAIYKTGRIAFESGRGTGLAFQDDRRTQTDFGLLSTSAAAGSAKTDVDAQRVLSVSEQSSFGYDVRLGGRTPWNERNGSGYLIGADLSRPHTVTDSAASGTGLCSGIKTYNGSINVALDGTQAVPLARELQRDQDFMVGVVTNVPVSHATPAAAYANNVSRKDYQDLARDLIGLPSAAHRNDPLPGIDVLLGAGWGEHKDEDELQGSNFATGNRYLHEDDLRAVDLRNGGRYRVVQRAAGKSGRQSLRRAAQAAADNQERLLGLFGTKGGHLPYATADGGYNPAADVWDAEIYSAADIDENPTLAEMTEAALLVLEQSIDGFWLMIEVGDVDWANHANNLDNSIGAVFSGEAAFVKVMDWVDENNAWDHTAVIVTADHGHYLVLDHPEVIAAAGRGKTAKELAEK
- the radC gene encoding RadC family protein produces the protein MGQQKKRKEKLLQLFKTLSPISAFSKQQARERCADLTPQFVSLALKDLVREGILDRYESSDQETYAWRNAQIRVDPSHWIERQVSGNQVTAQPEQERPRERLLSSGAETLSDADLLAILIRVGVKGESAIEAGKRLSKTFSDKLSDLRRSGKDELRNISPAITVTSYAAIMAGIELGRRVARHEQLHRRAHGPITSTSAAVEFCDDAFSGLAISGVQEEFHIVTLSTKHLPINTHLITRGTLDASLVHPREVFRPAIRDSASAVILVHNHPSGDATPSREDHQVTDRMTEVGQLLGITVLDHIVVASEGSVSIRELA